From one Streptomyces sp. SCSIO 30461 genomic stretch:
- a CDS encoding acylphosphatase, translating into MVRKRVIVSGLVQGVFYRDTCRRVAREYGVSGWVRNLANGNVEAVFEGDPDAVETVVRWTREGPPAAEVRRVDVADEAPQGIEGFEVRVTAPRPEG; encoded by the coding sequence ATGGTGCGGAAGCGCGTGATCGTGTCAGGGCTGGTCCAGGGTGTGTTCTACCGGGACACCTGCCGACGGGTGGCCCGGGAGTACGGGGTGTCCGGGTGGGTGCGGAATCTGGCCAACGGGAACGTGGAAGCGGTGTTCGAGGGGGATCCGGACGCCGTGGAGACAGTGGTGCGCTGGACGCGGGAGGGTCCTCCGGCGGCGGAGGTACGACGGGTGGACGTCGCGGATGAGGCGCCCCAGGGCATCGAGGGCTTCGAGGTGCGGGTGACTGCGCCGAGGCCGGAGGGGTGA
- a CDS encoding DUF1876 domain-containing protein: MTQHWNIDLSFEEDGTRTACKASLSGPDAPGVQGLGIARRSPSDTPDPKIGEELAAARACSKLAHELVDRAAADVEGHTHRPADIAM, translated from the coding sequence ATGACGCAGCACTGGAACATCGACCTCTCGTTCGAGGAAGACGGGACCCGGACCGCCTGCAAGGCTTCCCTCAGTGGCCCCGACGCCCCCGGCGTCCAGGGGCTCGGCATAGCGAGGCGCAGCCCGAGCGACACTCCGGACCCGAAGATCGGAGAGGAACTGGCAGCCGCCCGCGCCTGCTCGAAGCTGGCCCACGAACTGGTGGACCGCGCGGCGGCTGACGTGGAAGGGCATACCCACCGACCGGCCGATATCGCGATGTGA
- a CDS encoding SRPBCC family protein yields the protein MPTLEEQIDITAPGDVVWDHLHQVEDYPRFVGGVREARREGASGIHMDLEGTRGGVRGVDAATEDLRPRETMTWRTVDAPHLSGSVSLLPLDATHTRVQLRMEYDPGEAHDSFGGPKGFAQSAAFERTVRQDLRQFKDLVEFAHPVQ from the coding sequence ATGCCCACTCTCGAAGAACAGATCGACATCACGGCACCCGGTGACGTGGTCTGGGACCATCTGCACCAGGTCGAGGACTATCCCCGCTTCGTCGGAGGAGTCCGCGAGGCCCGGCGCGAGGGCGCGTCGGGCATCCACATGGATCTGGAGGGCACCCGGGGCGGCGTCCGCGGAGTCGACGCCGCCACCGAGGACCTCCGGCCCCGGGAAACGATGACCTGGAGGACGGTGGACGCCCCGCACCTCAGCGGCTCCGTCTCGCTCCTCCCGCTCGACGCGACACACACCAGGGTCCAGCTGCGGATGGAGTACGACCCGGGCGAGGCGCACGACAGTTTCGGCGGCCCCAAGGGGTTTGCACAGTCGGCGGCCTTCGAACGGACCGTCCGGCAGGACCTCCGCCAGTTCAAGGACCTGGTGGAATTCGCGCATCCCGTTCAGTAA